The sequence caggTATGTATCTAGATGTTCTTGAAGAAGAGAATAATGTTTTGAAGAGAACCTGAAGAATGAGGGAAGATGTTAACAATTACGTTGGCCATAGGGAGAGAAATGAAGCTATTCGAATAAGTGGCTTGGGGGTTCGTAAGCCTGTCTGGACAACGGATTTTGAGAGCAAGGCAAGGTTTTATAAGTTTCATAACTGTGATTTTGTAGTTGGGAGCAgggttttaattaataagctATGATTTTATAGAACTCTTAAAATCCTTCATTTCCCAGCAGGCTAAAATGGAGCATTGGGAACTAATTTGGTTTTTAATCACAAACCTTTttatctcttctttttttatgcataagatgattttataattttcacattaatacatttttattttattttattttatctcctAATCAAACAAGTTGTAACTTTGAATCTATAGTTAAgttctctttcctttcaaaTAAGACAAAACAAAATACAATTTTAACCTTTGTTTACCTTACTTTACTTTCTTTTACTATCCCTCTTTCCCAAGCAGAGGTTTAACAATGAGAAAGCAATCTGACCTGGAgaggaaaatttgaataagcTGTTTATTTCTTGAACTAGCTTTATATTTACCTATTACATGTATATGtaatgtaattaataattaaatgactTTACTCTTAAAcattaaatgatttaaaacatatttcaattatccgatatttattttttgatctCTACATATATTTGTATACTTGTCTGCATTATATTACATACCcttgtgaaaaataaaaataaaaataaaagtgaaagaggttaaaaacattaaaaggtgttataagttaaattaataattgaaatatgttaattatatgCGATTTTTTTACtggaattaaataatattcattGGTATGATCATGTTGTGCAAGAGAATATAACCCACTTCAGTTTAATATTAGTTTACGAAAGACTAGTCTGGCCCAGAATCATTAAGAAATGAATGAAGAAAATCATGAAAAGAAAACCCGTTTGCAAACATTTGGCTAAGGATGGTGAGTTGATTTGATTGGTTAAAGaagtaaaaattatgaatgGTCCTGTTGTTTCAGAAAGCAGGAACCGGCATTACAGTTAGGTACAGTTGCCGAAATGGTGCAACTGCCTGTCTTTCATTTTTCGGGCAGACACACTGAACAGCAGATGCAAATAAGAGGAAGGTACCAGCACTCATGCCAAAAGGTACTATCCTATTTACCTACAAACATACTGGCATCTGCTTTGTATTTCTTGCTACTCGCCTGTCACGATGAGTCTGAAATGGATAGCATACTTCAATACTAACTATGGTAATAttcttttagggttttctgTTTTATCAGATAAAAATGTTCACTTTTGAtaattgttttacttttttatcttttgagtTTTGTCAAGACTATTTTTTTGAAGCACgcataaaaaggatatataaTCCAGTTACTGttagtttttcatttttcttttggctaTTTACCAAACAGAAAGTACTCATTGATATGGGCATTATTTGTAAAAGGTGTAGAACTtatattagttaaataatatattactattaactatttataataaaaaactagCCAATATAAATATTGCATACAATAATAAGGTATATCAACTTGCAATTATCTAAAGATATAGTCGTCATCTTTTAAATGAGCTAATGCAGATAATCTTGTTTGGTTAAACCACAAGTTGCTTCTCCTTTGGCTGCCGAGGGTCTTCTCTTATTGGAAGCTGTCAAGTTGGCAAAATCATTTTCAGGATCTCGCGTTTTTTGGGAGATAGACTCCATTATTCAAACTATTAAGGTAGAACTGGGTTTTGTTCCATCTTACTCCGTTATCCATGTATCTACAGACTCTAACAAATGTGGCTTCAGCAACTGCGAAGAGATCTCTCCCCAGTTGCAGACTAGCAACCTATCCTTGTAATTCTGCAGCTCTTTTAAAGGCTGATTGCAATGACATctcttttaattgattaaaaaaaaaatatgccGTATATTAGTGCTTCCTATGAGGTTCACCATAAAAGATCCATAAACAGACTTGGATAAAACAGCTTCATCCATCCTAAACCAAAAACAACTAAACAAAACCAAACTAAACAACATCATCACAAAACAAAAGATGGGTCAAAGAATTGCCCAACCTAATGGAACCTAGAAAATCATAACCCTCAGACACATATGTAGTATGAGCACTAATCATCATCGGTGACAACAAAAACAAGTGCAGTTGATAAAAAAACTGATTAAGCAGGCGGAACCACCATTCTCAGAACACCATCCTTCACCTCATGCTCAACCTTTCTCTTGAGGATAGTCATGGGTAACAATGAGACACTGCCCATGTACTCAGGCCCATCCAAATCATGGCCTCTTTTTCTAGCTTTGTCAAAGAATCTCACTTCCCAACCTTTAGCAACAACCTTGACGTCTTTTGCTTCAACTCCTGGCATATCCACCCTTAAAAACAGCTCACCATTAGCAGTGGTCTTTGATTCAAAAGCCTCCCTTGATCCCATTGTTATAATAGGTGCTTTTCAATGTTTTGACCCGTTGATCCATCCATCTGTCGAAAAGTAAAGGATGAATTTGTTATTAACATCATTCAGCTCTGCAATTAGTCAGGCATAGAAACACCTGAAACATGCATTACATACAgtaacaaaaaggaaaatgtaAAACGCCAACCTGAAACTGTTGATATTTTCCCACTAAGAAGAAGATCCAGGATAGCATTCCCACTGAGACaagcacaaaaaaaaaaaaacagaaattaatataatgtttctttaaattgaattcatgtaaaaaattgaagagaaaaatcaataaagcATAACAGTACTTTATAATCCAAAATCAGTTCTATGTTgaaaatgttaaatatttaCTATTGCCATTTCAAGAGTCATTAGTTGTTAAAGAGTACGTGAAGAGTCTATGGTTATGCTAAGGGTTTAAGTATATGAAAGGTCAGATTATTAAGTGTTATAAATATGGGTAATTAAGTTTGCAAGTGAAAAGTCATACAGGTGCTATTATAAATAGCTTATAATGTTAATTTTTGGTAGATGTGAGAAACTATCTCTTGTAAGAGATAGAAGTGTGTCTTGCATGCTTTGATAatggaaaatatatatttgtgataTATCTCTCTCTTCaagaatcttttctttttatttgttgtatTTATCTCCTCCTTCTCTCCAACAAAAGTGGTCCCAACAAAGTGGTATTAGAGCTTAAAGATCCTGTAGGCCAAAAGAGAAGAATGGTGAGAGTTGAGAgtgaaaggagaaaagaaagaaagtagtTGTTCTCTATTGTCAAAAGCTATTTGCATTCTTCAGGTTCTAAGTGAAGAAACCTGTTGAGAAAGTGAAGAAAGAGAAGTAATTCTCCAGGTTCAAGAGGAAGAAACTTGTTGAAAAAGAAGAGTCAGGAAAAAGACTCCAAAAGACGCAAATAGTCTGTGAGAAAatgagataaaagaaaaatctcattAAAGATGGTAAAATTATAAGAACAGCTGTGAATATGGAGAATATTATGTCAATTACTATAACTTGTCATTTAAGATGTTACAAGGAAATTCTTGAAAAGCCAACAATAATCTATTCATGTGAAAAATTTGGACAAGATCATCAACCATTTTTTTAGCAAAAATTGAATTCGGAGATAAATTGGGAAAGCGTGTTCAGTATAGCTACAAAGCATTTATGAAAAAAGAtgcagaaaatattaatacaatagATTTATAATATATCCAGGATGAGTTGGATAGCCTCAAGATAGCTCATAATGctttgaaattaaaacttGAAAATGTTGTTGAAGAATTAGATGATTTGAATCATAGAAAAAGAGCCGGAGAAATTTGTGAATCAAgttcaaatcaaaatttttaagaGTTGGCGAGGTTCGAGATTTTCCTCCTAGATATGGACAAAGCAAATATTATCAAGTTTAgaataatttaagtttaaggAAGAGTGTTGAAAATGATAAACTTAAACATTTACTATTATCATTTCCATGAGTCGTTAGTTGTTAAAGAGTATATGAAAAATTTGTATTATgttaaagatttaaatatataaaaggttA comes from Ricinus communis isolate WT05 ecotype wild-type chromosome 5, ASM1957865v1, whole genome shotgun sequence and encodes:
- the LOC125370088 gene encoding uncharacterized protein LOC125370088 — translated: MGSREAFESKTTANGELFLRVDMPGVEAKDVKVVAKGWEVRFFDKARKRGHDLDGPEYMGSVSLLPMTILKRKVEHEVKDGVLRMVVPPA